A genomic window from Candidatus Liberibacter americanus str. Sao Paulo includes:
- the glmS gene encoding glutamine--fructose-6-phosphate transaminase (isomerizing) produces the protein MCGIVGIIGKESVDRRLFKALKRLEYRGYDSSGMATINNGKIKCIRSQGNLSELNKILSENPLPGNMGIAHTRWATHGLPNKDNAHPHCIDGIAVIHNGIIENFSFLKKEMIDSKTVFITETDTEVIACILAKFKKNGFSNEESVKKTIKLLIGSYALAIIFENDPDTIIAARKGPPLIIGHGEGEMFLGSDVNALALFTDKVTYMEDGDWAIIKSSGVKIYDSEGVEVDRKSHILQISSILVSKGNYRHFMEKEIYEQPEAISRVLSHYVDLADNTIIPSVFGYDFTKISGILASSCGTSYLAGLIGKFWFERLAGLTVEIDVSSEFRYRDIRYSSNWASLFISQSGETADTLASLREMRKKGLIIGSLVNVLESSIAKESDFVLPIKAGPEIGVASTKAFSCQLLVLLIMAIYAGKVRGVISLEEEKKLIKSLIEVPRIMFDILQNIYSKMEGLCYDLAKYHSILYIGRGSSYPIAMEGALKLKEVSYIHAEGYAAGELKHGPIALINRGTPVIAIAPYDRYFYKTLSNIQEVIARGGNIIFITDEKGLEEKDFSTLETIVLPHMGEIISPIIFSLPVQLIAYYTAVFIGTDVDQPRNLAKSVTVE, from the coding sequence ATGTGTGGTATTGTTGGGATTATTGGTAAAGAATCAGTGGATAGACGTTTATTTAAAGCTTTAAAACGTCTTGAATACCGTGGTTATGATTCTTCTGGAATGGCAACAATTAATAACGGAAAAATTAAATGTATACGTTCACAAGGTAATCTTTCTGAATTAAATAAAATTTTATCAGAAAATCCATTGCCAGGTAATATGGGTATTGCTCATACCCGTTGGGCGACACATGGCCTGCCTAATAAAGATAATGCACATCCTCATTGTATTGATGGTATAGCTGTAATACATAATGGAATTATTGAAAATTTCTCTTTTCTAAAAAAAGAGATGATTGATTCAAAAACTGTTTTTATAACTGAAACTGATACAGAGGTTATTGCGTGTATTTTAGCAAAATTCAAAAAAAATGGGTTTAGTAATGAAGAATCAGTAAAGAAAACGATAAAACTTCTAATTGGATCATATGCTCTTGCTATTATTTTTGAAAATGATCCTGATACTATTATTGCCGCTCGCAAGGGACCTCCATTGATTATTGGTCATGGAGAAGGTGAAATGTTTCTTGGATCTGATGTAAACGCATTGGCTTTATTCACTGATAAAGTAACTTATATGGAAGATGGTGATTGGGCTATTATTAAAAGTTCTGGAGTTAAGATTTATGATTCAGAAGGAGTAGAGGTAGATCGTAAGAGCCATATACTACAGATATCTTCTATTCTTGTAAGCAAGGGTAATTACCGCCATTTTATGGAGAAAGAAATTTATGAGCAGCCAGAAGCGATTTCTAGGGTATTAAGTCATTATGTTGACCTTGCTGATAATACAATTATTCCTAGCGTATTTGGATATGACTTTACAAAAATATCAGGTATCTTAGCTTCTTCTTGTGGTACTTCTTATTTGGCAGGATTAATAGGCAAATTTTGGTTTGAACGCTTGGCAGGATTAACTGTAGAAATAGATGTTTCATCTGAATTCCGTTATAGAGATATTAGATATTCTTCGAATTGGGCTTCATTATTCATTTCTCAGTCAGGTGAAACTGCAGACACATTAGCATCTCTTCGAGAAATGCGTAAAAAAGGTTTGATTATTGGATCTTTAGTCAATGTTTTGGAATCAAGTATTGCTAAAGAATCTGATTTTGTGCTCCCGATAAAAGCCGGCCCAGAAATAGGAGTTGCTTCTACTAAAGCTTTTAGTTGTCAGCTTTTAGTTTTATTAATTATGGCAATATATGCGGGAAAAGTACGGGGAGTGATTAGCTTAGAAGAAGAGAAGAAGTTGATTAAATCATTGATTGAAGTTCCTCGAATAATGTTTGATATCCTGCAAAATATTTATTCGAAAATGGAAGGATTATGTTATGATTTAGCAAAGTATCATAGCATATTATATATAGGAAGGGGATCAAGTTATCCTATAGCAATGGAAGGAGCTTTAAAGCTAAAAGAAGTTTCGTATATTCATGCGGAAGGCTATGCTGCAGGAGAACTAAAACATGGGCCTATTGCTTTGATTAATAGAGGTACACCTGTAATTGCTATAGCACCATATGATAGATATTTTTATAAAACTTTATCTAACATACAAGAAGTAATAGCTCGCGGAGGGAATATTATTTTTATTACGGATGAAAAAGGATTAGAGGAAAAAGATTTTTCAACTTTAGAAACAATTGTTCTTCCCCATATGGGAGAGATTATTTCTCCTATTATTTTTTCTTTACCAGTTCAACTCATTGCGTATTATACAGCTGTATTTATTGGAACAGATGTTGATCAGCCTCGTAATCTGGCAAAATCAGTAACTGTAGAGTAA
- a CDS encoding DUF502 domain-containing protein: MRNKSNNSFFVKSIRNNFLTGLAICAPTAITIWITLSSIYWVDSFIVPYIPNRYNPEYYFDVYVPGLGLLIVLISISIIGFIGRNLMGKFIISLIESILNNTPVVKSLYKSTKQIFKTVFKEDAGYLKNACLVEYPTDKRWSLCFLTTDVKGELKEKFSEHNFNDMVTVFIPPTPLPTAGMLVFVPRKKVIMLKMTSEDAAKMLISGGLIIPDYIKYENEEQGDNKY; encoded by the coding sequence ATGCGAAATAAATCAAATAATTCATTTTTTGTAAAAAGTATCAGAAATAATTTTTTAACTGGTTTAGCAATATGTGCACCGACTGCGATAACAATTTGGATTACTTTATCTTCTATTTATTGGGTTGATAGTTTTATAGTACCTTATATTCCCAATCGCTATAATCCAGAATACTATTTTGATGTTTATGTGCCAGGATTAGGACTTTTAATTGTATTAATCTCTATTAGTATCATTGGATTTATTGGAAGAAATCTTATGGGTAAATTTATTATTTCTTTAATTGAATCTATTTTAAATAATACACCAGTTGTAAAAAGTCTTTATAAAAGCACTAAACAGATTTTTAAAACCGTTTTCAAGGAAGATGCAGGATATCTAAAAAATGCTTGTCTTGTTGAATATCCTACTGATAAACGTTGGTCTCTATGTTTTCTCACAACAGATGTTAAAGGAGAATTAAAGGAGAAATTTTCAGAACATAATTTCAATGATATGGTTACTGTTTTCATTCCCCCAACTCCATTGCCAACTGCTGGAATGTTAGTTTTTGTACCTCGCAAAAAAGTTATCATGCTTAAAATGACATCTGAGGATGCTGCAAAAATGCTTATATCTGGAGGTTTAATTATTCCAGATTATATCAAATATGAAAATGAAGAGCAGGGTGATAATAAATATTAA
- a CDS encoding PTS transporter subunit IIC — translation MSYFVNFLDFFHSQILVKPAFMFGIMIIIGNILLSKNITSIISSTIQNVIGFFIIRAGANIIVSNSTNIISQISQVYKIDGSIIDPYITMIDCINALGDKYGLVGYTVLIAFIINIIMVLFRRMTGICTIVLNGDVMFKQAGLMVVFFHFSLQMNDWQTIAYSSCLMTLYWSITSNMLYKPTQEITKNAGFSIGHQQQFSSWLAYKIAPYLGDKSENINDIELPKWLNLFNNYLVATGIVMILFWGVALLSLGTDIIQSMAKTTHWTIYIIETGMIFAAGVAIIMMGVSMFVEELTAAFRGISQFLIPGAVIAIDCAAIYKFSPNAVIWGFIWGATGQILTLIAMILFRFSSLIIPGFIPMFFSNATIGVFANHYGGWRASAKICFFMGVIEILGSVWAIKLVTINSWMGMADWSLVAPFIMQGFKYSNLLIIPILICAVIYMLITSKALKKLKDNKNDY, via the coding sequence ATGTCTTATTTTGTTAATTTCCTAGATTTCTTCCATAGTCAAATATTAGTTAAACCAGCATTTATGTTTGGAATAATGATTATTATAGGTAATATCTTGCTCTCCAAAAATATTACTTCAATAATTTCTTCTACCATTCAAAATGTTATTGGTTTTTTTATAATAAGAGCTGGAGCTAATATTATAGTAAGTAATTCTACTAATATTATTTCCCAAATTTCTCAGGTTTATAAAATAGATGGATCAATTATTGATCCATATATAACAATGATAGATTGTATCAATGCTTTGGGAGATAAATATGGGCTTGTTGGATATACTGTTCTGATAGCCTTCATAATAAATATTATCATGGTTTTATTTCGTAGAATGACCGGTATATGTACCATAGTATTAAACGGAGATGTAATGTTTAAACAAGCTGGTCTTATGGTTGTTTTTTTTCATTTTTCTCTACAAATGAACGATTGGCAAACTATAGCATATTCATCGTGTTTGATGACATTATATTGGAGTATTACATCGAATATGTTGTATAAACCAACACAAGAAATTACAAAAAATGCTGGTTTTTCAATTGGACATCAACAACAGTTTTCCTCTTGGCTTGCTTATAAAATAGCACCATATTTAGGAGACAAATCAGAAAATATTAATGATATTGAACTTCCTAAATGGCTTAATTTATTTAATAATTATCTTGTTGCAACAGGAATAGTAATGATTTTATTCTGGGGAGTTGCACTTTTATCTTTGGGAACAGATATTATTCAATCAATGGCTAAAACAACACATTGGACGATTTATATTATAGAAACAGGCATGATTTTTGCTGCAGGAGTTGCTATTATAATGATGGGTGTTTCGATGTTTGTAGAGGAGTTAACGGCAGCATTTCGTGGTATATCTCAATTTCTAATTCCAGGAGCAGTTATTGCTATTGACTGTGCCGCAATTTATAAATTTTCTCCCAATGCTGTCATATGGGGATTTATTTGGGGTGCAACTGGTCAAATATTAACGTTGATTGCAATGATATTATTTAGATTTTCTTCCTTAATAATCCCAGGATTTATTCCAATGTTTTTTTCTAATGCTACCATAGGAGTATTTGCTAATCATTATGGTGGATGGCGAGCATCAGCAAAAATATGTTTCTTTATGGGTGTTATTGAAATCCTCGGTAGCGTTTGGGCTATCAAGCTGGTAACTATAAATAGCTGGATGGGAATGGCTGATTGGTCTCTTGTTGCCCCATTTATTATGCAAGGCTTCAAATATAGCAATCTTTTAATAATTCCAATACTAATATGTGCTGTTATATATATGTTAATCACTAGCAAAGCATTAAAGAAGCTAAAAGATAATAAAAATGATTATTGA
- the dusA gene encoding tRNA dihydrouridine(20/20a) synthase DusA: MFAYTLKEKSSDKNDSSCLLQKVFAVAPMVDWTDRHYRFLARLLTKNALLYTEMIVDNAIIHGDKQNLLSFSHEEKPLAIQIGGMDISKLVKAASIAEDFGYNEINFNIGCPSPRVKSGSFGACMMLEPDYVGECIAEMKYAVSIPVTVKCRIGVDDQIPAIAIRNLIRSIKKSGVNAVWIHARKALLNGLSTSENRHIPDLDYELVYAIKKENPDLFIGINGGIDNIQQAIDILPKVDGVMLGRVSYQNSRILTSVDEYFSNPLTGKSSSSPIIVDKEFWRNVSNNMSVYAERYISAGGKLGHITRHMIGLFQGFPNARLCRHILAVEANQSTSTHKIIEKAFNIMIESLD; the protein is encoded by the coding sequence ATGTTTGCATATACACTAAAAGAAAAATCATCTGATAAAAATGATTCTTCTTGTTTGTTGCAAAAGGTTTTTGCTGTTGCACCTATGGTTGATTGGACTGATCGTCATTATCGTTTTTTAGCCAGATTATTAACGAAAAATGCTCTTCTATATACAGAAATGATTGTTGATAATGCTATTATTCATGGGGATAAACAGAATTTATTAAGTTTTAGCCATGAAGAAAAGCCTTTGGCTATACAAATTGGTGGTATGGATATTTCTAAATTAGTTAAAGCTGCAAGTATTGCCGAAGATTTTGGATATAATGAAATTAATTTTAATATTGGTTGTCCATCGCCTAGAGTAAAATCAGGATCTTTCGGCGCATGTATGATGTTAGAACCAGATTATGTTGGAGAATGTATAGCAGAAATGAAGTATGCTGTTTCTATTCCTGTAACTGTTAAATGTCGTATAGGAGTTGATGATCAAATTCCTGCAATCGCTATAAGAAACTTAATACGATCAATTAAAAAATCTGGTGTGAATGCCGTATGGATCCATGCGCGCAAGGCTCTTCTTAACGGACTATCAACCAGCGAAAATCGTCATATTCCAGATCTTGATTATGAACTTGTTTATGCTATCAAAAAAGAGAACCCAGATCTTTTTATTGGAATTAATGGTGGAATTGATAACATACAGCAGGCAATAGATATATTGCCTAAGGTAGATGGGGTTATGTTGGGTCGTGTTTCCTATCAAAATAGTCGTATTCTAACTTCTGTAGACGAATATTTTAGTAATCCTTTAACAGGAAAATCTTCATCTTCTCCTATAATAGTTGATAAGGAGTTTTGGAGAAATGTTAGCAATAATATGAGTGTTTATGCTGAGCGATACATATCTGCAGGAGGAAAATTAGGACATATTACTCGCCATATGATAGGTCTATTTCAAGGATTTCCTAATGCACGTCTTTGTCGTCATATTTTGGCTGTTGAAGCTAATCAATCAACATCAACTCATAAGATTATTGAAAAAGCATTTAATATTATGATAGAATCATTGGATTAA
- a CDS encoding SspB family protein — protein sequence MSDDHIRYDILTKEALRGLVKTVLSETASIGHLPGDHHFYITFSTNVRGVRISQNLRKSYPEQMTIVIQNQFWDLVVSENQFEIGLSFSNIPELLVIPFNAIKGFYDPSVNFELEFDVLAENIDDTEKTEPVLELADNLKKEKPLKKQHSNKKSKDTLASVVSLDNFRKK from the coding sequence ATGAGCGACGACCACATCCGTTATGATATTTTAACCAAAGAAGCGCTTAGAGGTCTTGTTAAAACAGTACTTTCAGAGACTGCTTCTATAGGACATCTTCCAGGAGATCATCATTTCTATATAACTTTTTCGACAAATGTACGTGGTGTACGTATTTCGCAAAATCTTAGAAAAAGTTACCCTGAACAAATGACAATCGTAATACAAAATCAATTTTGGGATCTTGTAGTATCTGAGAATCAATTTGAAATAGGGCTTTCTTTTTCTAATATACCAGAACTATTGGTTATTCCTTTTAATGCTATCAAAGGTTTTTACGATCCTTCAGTAAATTTTGAATTAGAATTTGATGTACTGGCTGAAAATATAGATGATACAGAAAAAACTGAACCAGTATTAGAATTAGCAGATAATTTAAAAAAAGAAAAACCACTAAAAAAACAACATAGTAATAAAAAAAGCAAGGATACATTAGCTTCAGTTGTTTCTTTGGATAATTTCAGGAAAAAATAG
- a CDS encoding thymidylate synthase, whose amino-acid sequence MHQYLDLLQHIMKSGSDRHDRTGVGTRGIFGYQMRFDLSKGFPLLTTKKMHLKSIIYELLWFLRGDSNIDYLKKHGVKIWNEWADENGELGPIYGVQWRSWPDYCGNTIDQIDSVVNSLRTDPYSRRHIVSAWNVALIDKMALPPCHCLFQFYVDNGRLSCHLYQRSGDILLGIPFNIASYALLTMMLASIIGFQYGEFIHTLGDVHLYNNHFEQAYVQLSRSPRSLPKMKINPNVVELSSFQYNDFILEDYDPYEAIIAKISV is encoded by the coding sequence ATGCATCAATATCTTGATCTACTGCAACACATAATGAAATCTGGTTCAGATAGACATGACCGTACAGGTGTTGGCACACGTGGTATATTTGGGTATCAAATGCGTTTTGATTTATCAAAAGGCTTCCCTTTACTAACTACAAAGAAAATGCATCTGAAATCTATCATATATGAGCTTCTGTGGTTTTTAAGGGGGGATAGCAACATTGATTATCTAAAAAAACATGGAGTAAAGATATGGAATGAATGGGCTGATGAAAATGGGGAACTTGGTCCTATATATGGAGTTCAATGGCGTTCTTGGCCTGATTATTGTGGCAATACGATTGATCAAATTGATTCTGTTGTTAATAGTCTACGTACTGATCCTTATTCACGTCGTCATATAGTATCTGCATGGAATGTTGCATTGATAGATAAAATGGCACTACCACCATGTCACTGCCTATTTCAGTTTTATGTTGATAATGGCAGATTATCGTGCCATCTATATCAACGCTCAGGAGATATTTTATTAGGTATACCTTTTAATATTGCATCATATGCTTTATTGACAATGATGTTAGCTAGTATAATAGGATTTCAGTATGGAGAATTTATTCATACTCTTGGAGATGTTCACTTATACAATAATCATTTTGAACAAGCATATGTTCAACTTTCTAGATCTCCTAGATCTTTGCCAAAAATGAAGATTAACCCTAATGTTGTAGAATTATCTTCATTCCAATACAATGATTTTATTTTAGAAGATTATGATCCTTATGAAGCCATTATTGCGAAAATATCTGTATGA
- a CDS encoding dihydrofolate reductase, with protein sequence MNTLPETIIIAAVSRNNVIGSNGKMPWKISSDLKRFKYITLGNYIIMGYKTFRSIGRTLPNRLNIVITRSIIHKSILIQQGIEVADSIQNAFDIASKAENKKIFIIGGGEVYAQTLDLVDMLLITHVEAEVEGNVFFPFIDPCIWQKQKDEILHPAGNGDSHATRFLTYKRRILL encoded by the coding sequence ATGAATACATTACCTGAAACTATCATTATTGCTGCTGTTTCTAGAAACAATGTTATTGGATCTAATGGGAAAATGCCTTGGAAAATTTCTTCTGATTTAAAGCGATTTAAATACATTACTTTGGGAAATTATATAATTATGGGCTATAAGACGTTTAGATCTATAGGAAGAACTCTGCCTAATAGATTAAACATAGTAATAACGCGTAGTATAATCCATAAATCGATTTTAATACAGCAGGGTATAGAGGTTGCTGATTCTATACAAAATGCTTTTGATATTGCCTCAAAAGCAGAAAATAAAAAAATATTTATAATAGGTGGAGGAGAGGTTTATGCACAGACTTTAGATTTAGTTGATATGCTTTTAATTACGCATGTTGAGGCTGAAGTTGAAGGGAACGTCTTTTTCCCTTTTATTGATCCATGTATTTGGCAAAAGCAAAAAGATGAAATTTTACATCCAGCAGGAAATGGAGATTCTCATGCTACTAGATTTTTAACCTATAAACGTCGTATTTTGTTATGA
- the hflK gene encoding FtsH protease activity modulator HflK, translated as MNRKFDFIYPISYYGVFFVLLIGALFLSQSFYLVQPYERAVELRFGKAKDEIFLPGLHFMFWPIDTVEIVKVSEQQIRIGGKSSNRFSSGDLILTGDQNIVSVHFSVLYSVNDPKSYLFSLENPEIILKQVSESAIREEVGKSLASDIFRSNRHKISLNVKSIIQKAMDYYRSGILINTVSIEDVSPPREVADAFDEVQRAEQDENRFVEEANKYKNQILGKARGEASHIRESSIAYKVRVTQAAEGEADRFLSIYDKYLNYPDLLRKRIYLETIEHILKEAKKVIIDKKQAVLPHLPINDMFSYTNKQPMDGNK; from the coding sequence ATGAATAGGAAGTTTGATTTTATTTATCCTATATCTTATTATGGTGTTTTTTTTGTCTTATTGATTGGGGCTCTTTTTTTATCTCAATCTTTCTATCTAGTCCAACCATATGAGCGGGCCGTTGAACTACGATTTGGCAAAGCAAAAGATGAAATTTTTCTCCCTGGTTTGCATTTTATGTTTTGGCCAATAGATACAGTTGAAATTGTTAAAGTCTCAGAACAACAGATCCGTATAGGAGGAAAATCATCTAATCGATTTTCAAGCGGTGATTTAATTTTGACCGGAGATCAAAATATTGTAAGCGTACATTTTTCTGTTTTATATTCAGTTAATGATCCTAAATCGTATCTATTTAGTTTAGAAAATCCTGAAATCATATTAAAACAGGTATCAGAAAGTGCGATACGAGAAGAGGTAGGTAAAAGTCTCGCTTCAGATATATTTCGTAGCAATCGTCATAAAATATCATTAAATGTTAAATCAATAATACAAAAAGCTATGGATTATTATAGATCCGGTATATTAATCAATACTGTTTCTATTGAAGACGTTTCACCTCCTCGTGAAGTAGCTGATGCTTTCGATGAAGTACAACGCGCAGAACAAGATGAAAATCGTTTTGTTGAAGAAGCTAATAAATATAAAAATCAAATACTTGGTAAAGCAAGAGGTGAAGCCTCACATATTCGTGAATCGTCTATTGCATATAAAGTGCGTGTTACTCAAGCAGCAGAAGGAGAAGCTGATAGATTTTTATCTATTTACGATAAGTATTTAAATTATCCTGATTTGCTTAGAAAGAGAATATATTTAGAAACTATCGAGCATATTTTAAAGGAAGCAAAGAAGGTTATAATTGATAAGAAACAAGCTGTTTTGCCTCATTTACCTATTAATGATATGTTTTCTTATACTAATAAACAACCAATGGATGGAAATAAGTGA
- the hflC gene encoding protease modulator HflC, whose protein sequence is MPQNRFLVIFLSIISCILGLLFFSLLIVDEREQVVVTRFGKINSVYTKPGIYFKAPFSFMNFDRVKYIQKQIMRVNIDNMRVQVSDGKFYEVDVMMNYRIIDPILFCRTVYCDRIVAESRLITRLDASLRRVYGLRHFEEALSKQRSSMVAEINDDLRIDSENLGIKVEDVRILRNNLTKEVSQQTYDRMKSERLAEAESIRARGREEAQKRISIADRDANNILSEARRYSEINYGQGEAERERILSNAFKKNPEFFEFYRSMKAYKDSLSSSNTLLILSPDSDFFKYFYAYQDKLKK, encoded by the coding sequence ATGCCGCAGAATAGGTTTCTTGTCATCTTTTTATCAATTATATCTTGTATATTAGGATTGTTATTTTTTTCATTATTGATTGTTGATGAACGTGAACAAGTAGTTGTAACTCGGTTTGGTAAAATTAATTCTGTTTACACAAAGCCTGGTATATACTTTAAGGCGCCATTTTCATTCATGAATTTTGATCGTGTTAAATATATTCAAAAACAGATAATGCGCGTTAATATTGATAATATGAGGGTTCAGGTATCTGATGGAAAGTTTTATGAAGTCGATGTTATGATGAATTATCGTATAATTGATCCTATTTTATTTTGTAGAACGGTGTATTGTGATCGTATCGTAGCTGAATCTAGATTGATCACCCGTCTTGATGCTTCTCTACGACGTGTTTATGGTTTACGTCATTTTGAAGAGGCTTTATCAAAACAACGTTCATCTATGGTCGCTGAAATAAACGACGATTTACGCATAGATTCGGAAAATTTAGGGATTAAAGTAGAAGATGTTCGAATATTACGCAATAATCTTACAAAAGAGGTTTCTCAACAAACATATGATCGTATGAAATCAGAACGCCTTGCAGAGGCTGAGTCTATTCGTGCAAGAGGAAGAGAAGAAGCACAAAAGCGTATATCTATTGCTGATCGCGATGCAAATAATATTTTATCTGAAGCACGTCGTTATTCAGAGATTAATTATGGACAAGGTGAAGCTGAAAGAGAACGTATATTATCTAATGCTTTTAAGAAAAATCCTGAATTTTTCGAATTCTATCGTTCTATGAAAGCGTATAAAGATTCTCTAAGTTCTTCGAATACGTTATTAATCCTTTCTCCTGATTCTGATTTTTTCAAGTACTTTTATGCTTATCAAGATAAATTAAAAAAATAG
- the miaA gene encoding tRNA (adenosine(37)-N6)-dimethylallyltransferase MiaA: MAKRAIMMFLSKNTKAIFITGPTASGKSFLSLDLARKFNGEIINADSMQVYDTIKILTSRPSDKDIQDINHYLYGHVSVRDTYSTGKWLRSVIKKIAEVQEKGCLPIIVGGTGLYFRALIGNFSTMPNIPINIRNDIREKLKKYGSHIMHDELSRIDPIASKKINNSDGHRIARALEIFMFSGKSITEFWKESSNPVIPVKHTYKIIILPKRCELKKRISKRFKQMLDTGAIDEVKNLMAMNLDPDLPIIKVIGVRHIISLLRGEISYEDTLEKGIIATNQYAKRQITWFNHQLNDDWHRISCVYDII; encoded by the coding sequence ATGGCAAAAAGAGCCATTATGATGTTCCTTTCGAAAAATACTAAAGCTATATTTATAACTGGACCAACGGCAAGTGGTAAGTCATTTCTTTCTTTGGATTTAGCACGTAAATTCAACGGTGAAATTATTAATGCTGATAGTATGCAAGTATATGATACTATCAAAATTCTTACTTCTCGACCTTCAGATAAAGATATACAAGATATTAATCATTACCTTTATGGGCATGTTTCTGTTAGAGATACTTATTCTACTGGAAAATGGTTACGTAGTGTTATTAAAAAAATTGCAGAAGTGCAGGAAAAAGGTTGTTTACCAATAATAGTAGGGGGAACAGGTCTTTATTTCCGTGCATTAATTGGAAATTTTTCTACGATGCCAAATATCCCTATTAACATTAGAAATGATATTCGCGAAAAGTTGAAAAAATACGGTTCACATATTATGCATGATGAATTGTCTAGAATTGATCCAATTGCTTCAAAAAAAATAAACAATTCAGATGGTCATAGAATTGCGCGTGCTCTTGAAATTTTTATGTTTTCAGGTAAATCTATAACAGAATTTTGGAAAGAATCTTCAAATCCTGTAATACCGGTTAAACATACATATAAAATTATAATTCTTCCTAAAAGATGTGAATTAAAAAAAAGAATAAGTAAACGCTTTAAACAAATGTTAGATACAGGAGCTATAGATGAAGTAAAAAATTTGATGGCAATGAATCTAGATCCTGATTTACCAATAATAAAAGTAATAGGCGTTAGACATATTATTTCTCTTTTAAGAGGAGAAATAAGCTATGAAGACACATTAGAAAAAGGAATCATAGCTACAAATCAATATGCTAAAAGACAAATTACTTGGTTTAATCATCAATTAAATGATGATTGGCATAGGATATCTTGCGTATATGATATAATTTAA
- a CDS encoding vWA domain-containing protein, protein MYNRKFIRHRLGNFALITAIILPLIIILSGFVIDITRANYTKGELSQIIDQSLLSTYSHMVFLHRVIAHDEIILIARHNLEVELKNYFTNKDAYDIAKYADILVNSYNTDHYISITVHYKMPKSAINIFLGANHEFIEVMSHASIILHLDVVNSLSALFIIDVSGSMGECADGSWFFCSHLSKLKVVKQSIIQFLDIVSDYYDSHHLITGGISFDEKIKDIFLMSWDVENLKKGINSLVPSTNGSTNTYPAMKKGYEMINEIKFSDANRHKNIIVYTTDGEDNFGRSEDAINICKKAKADGIELFVIYISSKNYSSNRLLNECSSKGRLYFANGINGIRNAFFEIAKSVNQKHTKFVQ, encoded by the coding sequence ATGTATAATAGAAAATTCATACGGCATAGATTGGGTAACTTTGCTCTGATCACTGCTATTATTTTACCTCTAATAATTATTTTATCTGGATTTGTAATTGATATTACACGTGCCAATTATACAAAAGGAGAATTAAGTCAAATTATAGATCAGTCCCTTCTAAGTACATATTCACATATGGTTTTTTTACATAGAGTTATTGCACATGATGAAATCATACTTATTGCAAGACATAATCTTGAAGTTGAGCTAAAAAATTATTTTACCAATAAAGATGCGTATGATATTGCAAAGTATGCAGATATTTTAGTGAATAGTTATAATACGGATCACTACATTTCAATTACTGTCCATTATAAAATGCCTAAAAGTGCTATCAATATATTTTTAGGAGCAAATCATGAATTTATTGAAGTAATGAGCCATGCTTCCATTATATTGCATTTAGATGTTGTGAATAGTCTTAGTGCTTTATTCATTATAGATGTTTCTGGATCAATGGGTGAATGTGCTGATGGAAGCTGGTTTTTTTGCAGCCATTTATCAAAACTAAAAGTTGTGAAGCAGTCCATTATTCAATTTCTAGATATAGTGAGTGATTATTACGATTCCCATCACTTGATTACAGGGGGGATATCATTTGATGAAAAGATTAAAGATATATTTCTTATGTCATGGGATGTCGAAAATCTCAAAAAGGGTATAAATAGTCTTGTGCCTTCTACTAATGGGTCTACTAATACTTATCCTGCTATGAAAAAAGGATATGAGATGATAAATGAGATTAAATTTAGCGATGCTAATAGACATAAAAATATTATCGTATACACAACAGATGGTGAGGATAATTTTGGAAGATCCGAAGATGCTATCAATATTTGTAAAAAAGCAAAAGCAGATGGAATAGAACTTTTTGTGATATATATTAGTTCTAAAAATTATAGTAGTAATAGATTGTTAAATGAATGCTCTTCTAAAGGGCGTTTATATTTTGCCAATGGTATTAATGGTATTAGAAATGCGTTCTTTGAAATTGCCAAATCAGTAAATCAAAAGCATACCAAATTTGTTCAATAA